Genomic window (Halomicrobium zhouii):
GACGGCCTGGCGCGGGACGTCCACCACGCGCATGCCCGCGACGTTGAGTTTGACGAGCAGGTCGTTACAGTAGCCGTAGAACTCGTACATCTCCTCGATCTCGACCTCCTCGAGCGCGTGCAGCGAGATGGCCGTGTAGCCGTTCTGGGGGTCGCCGACGTTCCAGTAGCCGCTGGCGATCTTCGTCAACAGCGTCAGGATACGGTTGCCGACGTAGCGGAAGCGCGGCATGTCGGCGTGGAACTGCTCGTCGAGCAGGCGGTTGCCCTTTGCGTAGTCGGCCCGGCCCGTGGCGACAGGTTCGACGATCAGCTCCAGGGCCTCGGGGCGCATCTGGCCGTCCCCGCCCATCACGGCGGTGACGTCGATGGCGTCCTCACGTGCCCGGAGGTAGCCGGTCTTGATCGCGCCGCCGACGCCGCGGTTCTCCGCGTGCTGGATGGGCACGACGCGGTCCTCGAAGGGACTGTCCCGGTCGAGGCCGGCGTCGTTCACCCGCTCGGCGGCCCCCTGGATCGCCGCCCAGGTGTCGTCGGTCGAGCAGTCGTCGACGGGGTAGACGCGGTCCACGAAGTCGGGGACGGTCTCGACGACGCCGGCGATGAACGCTTCCTCGTTGTACGCCGGGATCACGACGGCGACGGTCTTGTCGTTATACATCGGACCCCCTGTGCGTTAACGACGGTGTCGTCTGTGGCGCGTCGAACGTCCGTCTGTTCAGTCGCGTCATTGTTGTCTGTATGACCGTGAGAGGCGGTTTGTTATGGTGGGCCTGTGGCCCTGATGCGGTCGTTTCCCGGTCATTCCGGTGCGGCGTGCCAGTCGCTGCGGAAGTGCGTCAGCGGCGTCGCGGTCCGGTTCAGCACGTCCGCGCTCTCCACGGCCCCGACGTAGATGGTGTGGTCGCCCGTCTCGTAGCTGTCGTGGACCGAACAGTCGATGTAGGCCAGCGACTCCTCGAACACGGGCGCGTCGGAGGCCGCCGTCCGGACCGGCTCGGCGACGAAGGGGTTCTCCGAGAGGTCGGCGACGTCCGCGAAGTACCGGCCGAGGCGGCGCTGGTCGGCGGTGAGGACGTTCAGACAGAACCCGCCGATGGAGGTCTCCTGGAGCAGTTCGTGGGCCTTCGTCCCGTCGGGGAGCGCGATGGACACCAGCGGCGGCGACAGCGACACCATGTCGAAGGAGTTGACCGTCACCCCGTGCGGGCAGGCGGCCGGCGGCAACGTGACGACCGCCACCCCCGTCGGCACCATCCCCGCCGTCTCCTGGAACTTCGTCCGTTCGATGGGCATATTGTCGACAGCGCGCGGTCTGACCCCTTTGTTATCCTTCTCGGGACGGCCGGTAAGGTGGGTCTAGCCGCCTGGCTCGCGAAATGGGTGCGAGCGACGCCGTCTGCCGCAGGCCCGGACGTCGACGCCGTCCGCCGCACGCGTGTACAGTCCAGCTAACTATACCGCTCCGTCACCCAGGAGACGACGATGAGCACTCCCGACCGTAGCAGGGTGAGTAGCCGCCAGTAGCGATGTGGCCGTGGGACCACCTCGCCATCGGCTACCTCGTCGTGTCGCTGTGGCGTCGCGGCCGGAGCAGGCGCCCGCCGGGTGAAGCCGAGGCAATCGCGGCCGTCGTCGGCTCGCAGCTACCCGACCTGATCGACAAGCCGCTGGGCTGGCGGACGTCGCTGCTCCCCTCGGGCCACTCGCTGGCCCACTCCCTGACCGTCGCCGCCCCGACCGCCGTCGTCGTCTACCTCCTCGCGCGCCGGTACGGGCGGGCGGACGTGGGCGCGGCGTTCTCGCTGGCGTACCTCGTCCACCTCCCGGCGGACGTCGTCTACCCGATGGTGCTGGGCGACCCGCCGAACCTGGCCTTCCTCTTCTGGCCGTTCGTCGACATCCCGCCGTCCCAGACGGACGCGTTCGCGGGTCGGGTCCTCGAACTCGTCGTCCAGTTCCTCGCCTTCCTGCGGACGCCACAGGGCCTCACCTTCCTCCTCGTCGAGCTATCGCTGCTCGGCGTCGCCCTCCTGCTGTGGCGCCGGGACGGCTGGCCGGGCGTCGCGTCGGTCGTCCGCGCCGTCGACCCTCGAAGCGTGTGACGAACGAATACGACGTATACGACGACGACCGATTCGCCCAGCGGCGGCGGTATATCGGGGTTATCGGGCCCAACTCCCACCATAACAATGGCCTCACGTGGCGCTGATGTCTACAATGTCACTTACGACTGCGGTAGTCGGTGGCGGGACTGTTTCGGACAGGCACCTCGACGGGCTGGCCAAGCTCGCGATGACCGACCTCGTCGCCATCTGCGACGTTGACGAGGACACGGTCCGCGAGAAGGCCCGCGAGTACGACCTGAAGGCCTACACCGACGTCGAGGCGATGCTGGCGCGGGAGGACCTCGACTGGGTCCACCTCTGTACCCCCGTCCAGACGCACCTCGACCTGGCGACGACGATCATCGAGGATGGCGTCCCCGTCCAGATAGAGAAGCCCGTCACCGAGACGGTGGCCGAGGCCGAGGAGCTGGCCCGCGTCGCCGAGCGCCACGACGTGCCCGTCTCCGTGGTCCACAACCACAACTTCGACCCGGCGATGCGGAAGGCCCAGGCCGCCATCGAGCGCGGCGACATCGGGCAGGTCCGCTCGGTCGACATGCTGTACGCCGGCGAGACCTGGCCCGACGAGGTCAAGCGCGGCGCCTGGGCCCACGAACTCCCCGGCGGCGAGTTCGAGGAAGGGTTCCCCCACCCCATCTACATGCTGCTGAATCTCGGAGGATACCCGAAGAGCGCCGACGACATCGACGCCAGCACCCAGCGTCGGCGCGAGTACGACGGCGAGTTCGCCTACGACGGCGTCCAGTTCCAGTTCACGAGCGAGGACGACGTGCTCTGTAGCGGCACCATCGTCGCCAGCGAGATCCCCCACAAGACGCTCACGATTCACGGCGACGACGGCAGCATCGTCGTCGACGTCGTCTCCCAGACCGTCACGACCCTCGACCGGGACTACCAGTCCTCCCCGGTCTTGCGCGCGATGACGAACGTCGACCACGTCATCGACCGGGTCAGGGGGACGCTGGAGAACGTCTACGACGTCGTCGAACGCAAGCGCGACGACAGCTGGGAGGTCGAGCGCGACGCCGTCCCGCACTACTACCAGTTCGACGCCGAGGCCGCCGCGCTCATTCAGGGCAGCGACCTGCCCTCGCCGCTGGAGGAGGCCCACTGGACCATCCAGATCATGGAGACGATCCGCGAGAGCGCCCTGGATGACGAGCCCAGGGTCGTGGCCCAGCGACCGATGGACCAGGACTAGCGAGACTGGCGGGACAAACGGCGACCCACCGGCCCGCGTAGGAGCCCGTTTAATGCGACATTCACGTCCCTTGGCTGCAGTCACCTCACCATAACAAAGGCCTGTTCAGTGACAACTACCCGTTACTGCCTGGTACGGCGTACCCTCCGAACAATGACACATTCGAAACTCGGCTCTCTTATCATCGTCTCAGTGCTGATACTGGTGGTCCTCGCGCCCGTGCTCACGTTCGCGAGCGCGCCCGCGACGGCCGCGAACACCTCCGACACGGCCGACACCTACGTCGTCGAGCAGGGTGGCGAGTGTATCCTGCTCGAACCGCACGGCGACGGCACGG
Coding sequences:
- a CDS encoding glycosyltransferase family 2 protein gives rise to the protein MYNDKTVAVVIPAYNEEAFIAGVVETVPDFVDRVYPVDDCSTDDTWAAIQGAAERVNDAGLDRDSPFEDRVVPIQHAENRGVGGAIKTGYLRAREDAIDVTAVMGGDGQMRPEALELIVEPVATGRADYAKGNRLLDEQFHADMPRFRYVGNRILTLLTKIASGYWNVGDPQNGYTAISLHALEEVEIEEMYEFYGYCNDLLVKLNVAGMRVVDVPRQAVYDDEESHIDYRTYIPKVSGMLARNALWRVWAKYVVREHHPIALLAGVAALAGVAGVGSLLKRVAGLGDGTSRLGTLATLFGTAVFAILAIDREHDDHLDGQTEWKPEPDSIEQSMVEEADQRTQIRQRD
- a CDS encoding flavin reductase family protein, yielding MPIERTKFQETAGMVPTGVAVVTLPPAACPHGVTVNSFDMVSLSPPLVSIALPDGTKAHELLQETSIGGFCLNVLTADQRRLGRYFADVADLSENPFVAEPVRTAASDAPVFEESLAYIDCSVHDSYETGDHTIYVGAVESADVLNRTATPLTHFRSDWHAAPE
- a CDS encoding metal-dependent hydrolase, encoding MWPWDHLAIGYLVVSLWRRGRSRRPPGEAEAIAAVVGSQLPDLIDKPLGWRTSLLPSGHSLAHSLTVAAPTAVVVYLLARRYGRADVGAAFSLAYLVHLPADVVYPMVLGDPPNLAFLFWPFVDIPPSQTDAFAGRVLELVVQFLAFLRTPQGLTFLLVELSLLGVALLLWRRDGWPGVASVVRAVDPRSV
- a CDS encoding Gfo/Idh/MocA family protein; the protein is MSLTTAVVGGGTVSDRHLDGLAKLAMTDLVAICDVDEDTVREKAREYDLKAYTDVEAMLAREDLDWVHLCTPVQTHLDLATTIIEDGVPVQIEKPVTETVAEAEELARVAERHDVPVSVVHNHNFDPAMRKAQAAIERGDIGQVRSVDMLYAGETWPDEVKRGAWAHELPGGEFEEGFPHPIYMLLNLGGYPKSADDIDASTQRRREYDGEFAYDGVQFQFTSEDDVLCSGTIVASEIPHKTLTIHGDDGSIVVDVVSQTVTTLDRDYQSSPVLRAMTNVDHVIDRVRGTLENVYDVVERKRDDSWEVERDAVPHYYQFDAEAAALIQGSDLPSPLEEAHWTIQIMETIRESALDDEPRVVAQRPMDQD